One Chloroflexota bacterium DNA segment encodes these proteins:
- a CDS encoding 2'-5' RNA ligase family protein gives MPGRTPRPDRFGYTGYGVAIVMPENVRQEVAKVREQPGLPASTTPPHVTVKGTFADPTDLEEVIEITSAAAADTTPFAVEFGDLTVWDAHDRRIVVVSVMRSPELDRLHRRLMCGIGPISTSVYLPDRPEPVEGFRFHLTLYQGADELRHARGMQAARDLSLPARVEASGISLFARVNRPAGHEWRQLQDFPFATRRPCGV, from the coding sequence TTGCCTGGACGGACTCCTCGCCCTGACAGATTCGGATACACGGGCTACGGCGTCGCCATCGTGATGCCGGAGAATGTGCGCCAGGAAGTCGCCAAGGTACGCGAGCAACCGGGCCTCCCCGCCTCGACCACGCCTCCCCATGTCACCGTGAAAGGAACCTTCGCCGATCCGACCGACCTCGAGGAGGTCATTGAGATCACGTCCGCTGCCGCCGCGGACACGACGCCATTCGCGGTGGAGTTCGGCGACCTGACGGTCTGGGATGCGCATGACCGGCGAATCGTCGTCGTATCCGTGATGCGCTCGCCCGAGTTGGATCGCCTGCATCGAAGGCTGATGTGTGGAATCGGTCCCATCTCGACCAGCGTGTATCTCCCCGATCGCCCTGAGCCCGTCGAAGGCTTTCGGTTTCACCTGACGCTTTACCAGGGCGCGGACGAGTTGAGACACGCCCGCGGAATGCAAGCGGCCCGAGACCTCAGCTTGCCGGCACGCGTCGAGGCAAGCGGCATAAGCCTCTTCGCCCGCGTGAACCGCCCTGCCGGTCACGAATGGCGACAACTCCAGGACTTTCCGTTCGCGACGCGTCGACCATGCGGCGTGTGA